A genomic window from Calonectris borealis chromosome 26, bCalBor7.hap1.2, whole genome shotgun sequence includes:
- the SNRPC gene encoding U1 small nuclear ribonucleoprotein C isoform X1 encodes MPKFYCDYCDTYLTHDSPSVRKTHCSGRKHKENVKDYYQKWMEEQAQSLIDKTIAAAFQQGKIPPTPFSAPPPAGAMIPPPPSIPGPPRPGMMPAPHMGGPPMMPMMGPPPPGMMPVGPAPGMRPPMGGHMPMMPGPPMMRPPSRPMMVPTRPGMTRPDR; translated from the exons ATGCCCAA GTTTTATTGTGATTACTGTGACACATACCTCACCCATGACTCG CCCTCTGTGAGAAAAACCCACTGCAGTGGCCGAAAGCACAAAGAGAATGTGAAAGACTACTATCAAAAATGGATGGAGGAACAAGCTCAGAGCCTGATTGACAAAACAA TAGCGGCTGCATTTCAGCAAGGGAAAATCCCACCTACACCGTTCTCGGCACCACCTCCCGCAGGAGCCATGATACCACCTCCTCCCAGCATCC CTGGCCCCCCGCGGCCTGGCATGATGCCGGCCCCTCATATGGGCGGACCGCCGATGATGCCAATGATGGGCCCACCCCCCCCAGGAATGATGCCGGTTGGACCCG CCCCAGGGATGAGGCCGCCGATGGGAGGACACATGCCGATGATGCCAGGGCCCCCAATGATGAGACCACCCTCCAGACCCATGATGGTGCCAACCAGGCCGGGAATGACCCGTCCAGACAGATAA
- the SNRPC gene encoding U1 small nuclear ribonucleoprotein C isoform X2 gives MPKFYCDYCDTYLTHDSPSVRKTHCSGRKHKENVKDYYQKWMEEQAQSLIDKTTAAFQQGKIPPTPFSAPPPAGAMIPPPPSIPGPPRPGMMPAPHMGGPPMMPMMGPPPPGMMPVGPAPGMRPPMGGHMPMMPGPPMMRPPSRPMMVPTRPGMTRPDR, from the exons ATGCCCAA GTTTTATTGTGATTACTGTGACACATACCTCACCCATGACTCG CCCTCTGTGAGAAAAACCCACTGCAGTGGCCGAAAGCACAAAGAGAATGTGAAAGACTACTATCAAAAATGGATGGAGGAACAAGCTCAGAGCCTGATTGACAAAACAA CGGCTGCATTTCAGCAAGGGAAAATCCCACCTACACCGTTCTCGGCACCACCTCCCGCAGGAGCCATGATACCACCTCCTCCCAGCATCC CTGGCCCCCCGCGGCCTGGCATGATGCCGGCCCCTCATATGGGCGGACCGCCGATGATGCCAATGATGGGCCCACCCCCCCCAGGAATGATGCCGGTTGGACCCG CCCCAGGGATGAGGCCGCCGATGGGAGGACACATGCCGATGATGCCAGGGCCCCCAATGATGAGACCACCCTCCAGACCCATGATGGTGCCAACCAGGCCGGGAATGACCCGTCCAGACAGATAA